Proteins encoded within one genomic window of Pectobacterium araliae:
- a CDS encoding PTS mannitol transporter subunit IICBA has protein sequence MLSPDIKIKVQNFGRFLSNMVMPNIGAFIAWGIITALFIPTGWIPNDTLAKLVDPMITYLLPLLIGYTGGRLVFGERGGVVGAITTMGVIVGTDIPMFLGAMIVGPLGGWVIKRFDRIVDGKIKSGFEMLVNNFSAGIIGMLLAILSFLAIGPLVEVFSQVLASGVNLMVQNNLLPFTSIFVEPAKILFLNNAINHGIFSPLGIQQATETGKSIFFLIEANPGPGMGVLMAYMFFGRGNAKESAPGAAIIHFLGGIHEIYFPYVLMNPRLIIAVILGGMTGVFTLSVLGGGLVSPASPGSILAVLAMTPKGAYFANLAAIAAAFAVSFIVSAILLKSTKQKEEDLSEATRRVQEMKTSSKGTATNVGVSGDMSTVRKIIVACDAGMGSSAMGAGVLRKKVQDAGLTNISVTNSAINSLPDDVDLVITHRDLTERAMRHAPQAQHISLTNFLDSGLYSDLAARLVAAQGTAQPEAVTTPAPAVADTPTNLFQLGAGNVFLNQHATDKEQAIRFAGEQLVKGGYVEPAYVEAMLEREKLTSTYLGESIAVPHGTIEAKDRVLKTGVVFCQYPEGVRFGDEEDEVARLVIGIAARNNEHIQVITSLTNALDDDAVIERLAHTQDVQEVLDLLSGKKSA, from the coding sequence ATGCTTTCACCAGATATTAAGATCAAAGTGCAAAACTTTGGTCGCTTCCTCAGCAATATGGTGATGCCCAATATTGGCGCATTTATCGCTTGGGGTATCATTACCGCACTGTTTATCCCCACCGGCTGGATCCCCAATGATACGTTGGCGAAACTTGTCGATCCGATGATCACGTATTTGCTGCCATTATTGATTGGTTATACCGGCGGACGTCTGGTATTCGGTGAGCGTGGTGGTGTGGTGGGTGCCATTACGACGATGGGGGTGATCGTCGGGACTGATATCCCGATGTTCCTCGGCGCCATGATAGTCGGTCCGTTGGGTGGCTGGGTGATCAAGCGTTTTGACCGCATAGTCGACGGTAAAATCAAGAGCGGCTTTGAAATGCTGGTCAACAACTTCTCTGCCGGTATTATTGGTATGTTGTTGGCAATTCTTTCGTTTTTGGCAATTGGTCCACTGGTTGAAGTCTTCTCTCAGGTGCTGGCTTCCGGCGTTAACCTGATGGTTCAGAACAACCTCTTGCCGTTTACGTCCATCTTCGTTGAACCTGCGAAAATTCTATTCCTGAACAATGCCATCAACCACGGTATCTTCTCACCGCTGGGGATTCAGCAGGCGACGGAAACTGGCAAATCTATTTTCTTCCTGATCGAAGCGAACCCAGGCCCGGGAATGGGCGTGCTGATGGCTTATATGTTCTTCGGTCGTGGTAACGCGAAAGAATCAGCCCCGGGTGCGGCGATTATCCACTTCCTGGGCGGGATTCACGAAATCTACTTCCCTTACGTGCTGATGAACCCGCGTCTGATTATCGCGGTAATTCTGGGCGGGATGACTGGTGTGTTTACGCTGAGCGTGCTGGGCGGTGGTCTGGTTTCTCCAGCGTCTCCAGGCTCGATTCTGGCGGTATTGGCGATGACGCCAAAAGGCGCTTACTTCGCTAACCTGGCCGCGATTGCAGCGGCTTTTGCGGTGTCCTTCATCGTGTCGGCAATTCTACTGAAAAGCACCAAGCAAAAAGAGGAAGACCTGAGCGAGGCAACACGTCGCGTGCAGGAAATGAAAACGTCCTCTAAAGGCACGGCGACTAACGTCGGTGTCAGTGGTGATATGAGCACCGTGCGTAAAATCATCGTAGCGTGTGACGCCGGTATGGGTTCCAGCGCGATGGGGGCTGGTGTGCTGCGTAAGAAAGTTCAGGATGCCGGGCTGACCAATATTTCGGTGACCAACAGCGCGATCAATAGCCTGCCGGACGATGTTGATCTGGTCATTACGCACCGCGATCTGACTGAGCGTGCGATGCGCCACGCGCCACAGGCACAGCACATTTCTCTGACCAACTTCCTGGATAGCGGTCTGTATAGCGATCTGGCGGCTCGTCTGGTGGCAGCACAGGGTACTGCGCAGCCTGAAGCCGTAACAACGCCTGCACCCGCTGTAGCTGACACGCCGACTAACCTGTTCCAACTGGGTGCTGGCAATGTGTTCCTGAATCAGCATGCGACAGACAAAGAGCAGGCAATTCGTTTCGCCGGTGAGCAACTGGTGAAAGGCGGCTATGTCGAGCCTGCGTATGTTGAGGCGATGCTGGAACGTGAAAAACTGACTTCCACCTATCTGGGCGAATCGATTGCCGTGCCGCACGGTACGATTGAAGCGAAAGACCGCGTGCTGAAAACAGGCGTTGTTTTCTGCCAATATCCTGAAGGCGTTCGCTTTGGCGATGAAGAAGACGAGGTTGCACGTCTGGTTATTGGGATTGCTGCTCGCAACAACGAACATATTCAGGTCATCACCAGCCTGACCAACGCGCTGGATGATGATGCCGTTATTGAACGTCTGGCACACACCCAGGATGTTCAGGAAGTCCTCGACTTACTCTCCGGTAAAAAGAGTGCCTAA
- a CDS encoding DUF3053 domain-containing protein, with product MRRLMTYRSRWLLPVLVILAALQLAACGDSEADQRKAFVAFLQSVQSQQDGKLPTLTEEQKKNFGNFANDYAILTTFSQQFHQAVSGSLTPMLGQVSRIRVPKDYLTQRDALRQSVGTMSLLAQHIQAAKAQADNAHRALKQPEEVQIPYERLYASTVIQPSNALLPVIPSATSFAQSLIQVGDFLQAQGDQAVFNGASVQFRTAQQAVQYNSMVAALPVQQQNVMNALRGVNGVNYP from the coding sequence ATGAGAAGGCTGATGACGTACCGTTCACGCTGGCTGCTGCCAGTTCTGGTTATTTTAGCGGCATTGCAGTTGGCTGCCTGTGGTGACAGCGAAGCCGATCAGCGGAAGGCATTCGTTGCGTTCCTGCAAAGCGTACAGTCGCAGCAGGATGGGAAACTGCCGACATTGACGGAAGAGCAGAAGAAGAATTTTGGCAATTTTGCCAACGATTATGCGATCTTAACCACCTTTTCTCAGCAATTTCATCAAGCTGTGTCCGGCAGTTTGACGCCGATGCTGGGGCAAGTTTCTCGAATTCGCGTCCCTAAAGACTATCTGACGCAGCGTGATGCGCTCAGGCAATCAGTCGGAACCATGAGCCTGTTGGCGCAGCATATTCAGGCGGCAAAAGCGCAGGCTGACAATGCCCACCGCGCGTTAAAGCAGCCCGAAGAGGTGCAAATTCCTTATGAGCGACTCTATGCGAGCACGGTAATACAGCCGAGTAATGCGTTGTTACCTGTTATTCCTAGCGCCACGTCGTTTGCACAAAGCCTGATTCAGGTTGGCGATTTCCTTCAGGCTCAGGGCGATCAGGCCGTATTTAACGGCGCATCTGTCCAATTCCGTACGGCACAGCAGGCGGTGCAATATAACAGTATGGTGGCGGCATTACCTGTGCAGCAGCAGAATGTAATGAATGCGCTCAGAGGAGTAAATGGCGTGAATTATCCCTAA
- a CDS encoding OmpA/MotB family protein, with protein sequence MNNPLLTRPKVDKEDFWISLSDLMTSLMMIFLLISVVYMIKVQEMVKIPSVYRNTLQGLGQALQHEFKDDLKRWHATIDEDLTVRFQEPNILFTTSSSELKPEFKSILDEFIPRYLSIMTDKKYINNIEEIRIEGHTSTMWRTGVSENDAYFHNMELSQSRTRTTLSYIMNMPAVSGSKSTLSWFKNHVRAIGFSSAKPIDKEGKTITSPEQIEDSARSQRVEFRVRTNVERQVANIVEKGSKI encoded by the coding sequence ATGAATAATCCATTACTGACTCGCCCAAAAGTAGATAAAGAGGATTTTTGGATCAGTCTGAGTGATTTAATGACCTCTCTAATGATGATCTTTTTACTTATTTCCGTTGTCTATATGATAAAAGTACAGGAGATGGTTAAGATCCCATCTGTATATAGAAATACCTTACAGGGGCTTGGTCAAGCCTTACAGCACGAATTCAAGGACGATCTAAAACGCTGGCATGCAACAATCGACGAAGATCTAACAGTACGATTCCAAGAGCCAAATATTTTATTTACGACCAGTTCCTCTGAGCTAAAGCCGGAATTTAAAAGTATCTTAGATGAATTTATCCCTCGCTACCTTAGTATTATGACTGATAAAAAATATATCAATAATATTGAGGAAATACGCATTGAGGGACATACATCAACGATGTGGCGAACTGGTGTAAGTGAAAATGATGCTTATTTTCATAACATGGAACTGTCTCAGTCAAGAACTCGGACAACTCTGTCATATATTATGAATATGCCCGCAGTTTCAGGCTCTAAAAGTACCTTAAGTTGGTTTAAAAATCACGTTCGCGCCATTGGATTTTCTTCAGCAAAGCCCATTGATAAAGAAGGGAAAACGATCACATCCCCAGAGCAGATTGAAGATAGTGCGCGTTCTCAACGAGTAGAATTTCGTGTCAGGACGAATGTTGAACGCCAAGTAGCCAATATTGTAGAAAAAGGGAGTAAAATATAA
- the glyS gene encoding glycine--tRNA ligase subunit beta, whose product MTDKTFLVEIGTEELPPKALRNLAESFAANFTAELDAANLAHGDVSWFAAPRRLALKVARLSASQPDREVEKRGPAISQAFDAEGKPTKAAEGWARGCGITVEQAERLTTDKGEWLLYRAHAKGEQAQALLAGMVSIALSKLPIPKLMRWSDKETQFVRPVHTVTMLLGEELIPGKVLGIDSARTIRGHRFMGEAEFTIDNAEQYPQILLERGKVVADYDARKAKIKADAEEAARKIGGNADLSDSLLEEVTSLVEWPVVLTAKFEEKFLAVPSEALVYTMKGDQKYFPVYDNSGNLLPNFIFVANIESKDPQQIISGNEKVVRPRLADAEFFFNTDRKKRLEDHLPRLETVLFQQQLGSLRDKTDRIQALAGWVAGQIGADVNHATRAGLLSKCDLMTNMVFEFTDTQGVMGMHYARHDGEAEDVAVALNEQYQPRFAGDELPSSAVACALAIADKMDSLAGIFGIGQHPKGDKDPFALRRAALGVLRIIVEKRLPLDLQTLTEEAVRLYGDKLSNAKVVDDVIEFMLGRFRAWYQEEGHSVDTIQAVLARRPTRPADFDARVKAVSHFRSLDAAAALAAANKRVSNILAKSTDTLNESVNAAVLKDAAEITLATHLVVLRDKLAPLFAEGRYQEALVELSSLREPVDAFFDQVMVMAEDEQVRVNRLTLLSQLRELFLQVADISVLQ is encoded by the coding sequence ATGACTGACAAGACTTTTCTGGTGGAAATTGGCACGGAAGAGCTGCCGCCGAAGGCTCTCCGTAATCTGGCAGAATCCTTTGCCGCGAATTTCACGGCGGAGCTGGATGCCGCCAATCTGGCACACGGTGACGTAAGCTGGTTTGCCGCGCCGCGCCGTCTGGCGCTGAAAGTGGCACGCTTAAGCGCGTCTCAGCCCGATCGTGAAGTAGAAAAACGTGGTCCGGCGATTTCACAAGCGTTTGATGCTGAAGGCAAACCGACCAAAGCAGCAGAAGGCTGGGCGCGTGGCTGTGGTATCACCGTTGAGCAAGCTGAACGTTTGACTACCGACAAAGGCGAATGGCTGCTGTATCGCGCCCACGCGAAAGGCGAACAGGCGCAGGCGCTGCTGGCTGGCATGGTCAGCATTGCATTATCAAAGCTGCCGATTCCAAAATTGATGCGCTGGAGCGACAAAGAAACGCAGTTTGTGCGTCCGGTGCACACCGTAACGATGCTGCTGGGTGAAGAACTGATCCCCGGTAAGGTATTGGGTATCGATTCCGCTCGTACTATTCGCGGTCACCGTTTTATGGGTGAAGCTGAATTTACGATCGATAACGCGGAACAGTATCCGCAGATTCTGCTGGAGCGCGGTAAAGTCGTTGCCGACTACGATGCGCGTAAAGCCAAAATCAAAGCCGATGCAGAAGAAGCCGCACGCAAGATTGGCGGCAATGCCGATCTGAGCGACAGCCTGCTGGAAGAAGTTACCTCGCTGGTGGAATGGCCAGTGGTGCTGACCGCGAAATTTGAAGAAAAATTCCTCGCTGTGCCGTCTGAAGCGCTGGTTTACACCATGAAAGGTGACCAAAAGTACTTCCCGGTTTATGACAACAGCGGCAATCTGCTGCCAAACTTCATCTTTGTTGCCAATATTGAATCCAAAGATCCGCAGCAGATTATTTCCGGTAACGAAAAGGTGGTGCGCCCGCGTTTGGCGGATGCCGAGTTCTTCTTCAATACCGACCGAAAGAAACGTCTGGAAGATCATCTGCCGCGTCTGGAAACCGTCTTGTTCCAACAGCAGTTGGGTTCATTGCGCGACAAAACTGACCGTATTCAAGCACTGGCAGGCTGGGTTGCTGGTCAGATTGGTGCTGATGTGAATCACGCGACGCGCGCGGGTCTGCTGTCTAAATGTGACCTGATGACCAACATGGTGTTCGAATTCACTGACACGCAGGGCGTGATGGGGATGCACTATGCGCGTCATGATGGCGAAGCGGAAGATGTTGCCGTTGCGTTGAATGAGCAATATCAGCCGCGCTTTGCGGGTGACGAACTGCCGTCTTCTGCGGTGGCGTGCGCGCTAGCAATTGCCGACAAGATGGATTCGCTGGCAGGGATTTTTGGCATCGGGCAACACCCGAAAGGTGACAAAGACCCATTTGCGCTACGTCGTGCCGCCCTCGGTGTGTTGCGCATCATCGTCGAGAAACGTCTGCCGCTCGATTTGCAGACGCTGACCGAAGAAGCGGTGCGTTTGTATGGCGATAAGCTGTCTAACGCCAAGGTGGTGGATGACGTGATTGAGTTCATGCTCGGCCGCTTCCGCGCGTGGTATCAGGAAGAAGGCCACAGCGTGGATACCATTCAGGCGGTATTGGCGCGTCGTCCTACCCGCCCGGCTGATTTCGATGCCCGCGTCAAAGCCGTCAGCCACTTCCGTTCGCTGGATGCCGCAGCGGCGCTGGCAGCGGCTAACAAGCGCGTTTCCAACATTCTGGCGAAGTCTACCGATACGCTGAACGAGAGCGTCAATGCTGCCGTATTGAAAGACGCGGCGGAAATTACGCTGGCAACGCACCTTGTCGTGCTGCGCGACAAACTGGCGCCGCTGTTCGCTGAAGGTCGCTATCAGGAAGCGCTGGTTGAGCTGTCCTCACTGCGTGAACCTGTCGATGCGTTCTTCGATCAGGTGATGGTCATGGCGGAAGATGAGCAGGTGCGTGTGAACCGCCTGACGCTACTGAGCCAACTGCGCGAACTGTTCTTGCAGGTTGCGGATATTTCCGTCCTGCAATAA
- the glyQ gene encoding glycine--tRNA ligase subunit alpha: MQKFDTKTFQGLILTLQDYWARQGCTIVQPLDMEVGAGTSHPMTCLRALGPEPMAAAYVQPSRRPTDGRYGENPNRLQHYYQFQVVIKPSPDNIQELYLGSLKELGMDPTIHDIRFVEDNWENPTLGAWGLGWEVWLNGMEVTQFTYFQQVGGLECKPVTGEITYGLERLAMYIQGVDSVYDLVWSDGPLGKTTYGDVFHQNEVEQSTYNFEHADVDFLFSCFEQYEKEAQHLLALEKPLPLPAYERILKAAHSFNLLDARKAISVTERQRYILRIRTLTKAVAEAYYASREALGFPMCHKNVCNKKES, encoded by the coding sequence ATGCAAAAGTTTGATACCAAGACCTTCCAGGGCCTGATCCTGACATTACAGGATTATTGGGCTCGCCAGGGCTGCACCATTGTTCAACCATTGGACATGGAAGTCGGCGCAGGCACTTCACATCCTATGACCTGCCTGCGGGCGCTGGGGCCAGAACCAATGGCCGCCGCCTATGTGCAGCCTTCTCGCCGCCCGACTGATGGGCGCTATGGCGAAAACCCTAACCGCTTACAGCACTACTACCAGTTTCAGGTCGTCATTAAGCCATCACCGGACAATATTCAGGAGCTCTATCTCGGTTCTCTGAAAGAGCTGGGCATGGATCCGACCATCCACGATATTCGCTTCGTGGAAGATAACTGGGAAAACCCAACGCTGGGCGCATGGGGTCTGGGTTGGGAGGTCTGGCTGAACGGCATGGAAGTCACGCAGTTTACCTACTTCCAGCAGGTTGGCGGTTTGGAATGTAAACCCGTGACCGGCGAGATCACCTACGGTCTGGAACGTCTGGCGATGTATATTCAGGGCGTCGATAGCGTGTACGATTTGGTCTGGAGCGATGGCCCGTTAGGTAAAACCACCTACGGCGACGTGTTCCATCAAAACGAAGTCGAACAGTCGACCTACAACTTTGAACACGCTGATGTCGATTTCCTGTTCAGCTGCTTTGAACAATATGAGAAAGAAGCGCAGCACCTGCTGGCTCTGGAAAAACCGCTGCCTTTACCGGCTTACGAACGCATTCTGAAAGCGGCGCACAGCTTTAACCTGCTGGATGCGCGTAAAGCGATCTCGGTTACCGAGCGCCAGCGCTACATTCTGCGTATTCGTACCCTGACCAAAGCGGTTGCGGAAGCCTACTATGCCTCGCGTGAGGCGCTGGGTTTCCCCATGTGTCACAAAAACGTGTGTAATAAGAAAGAGAGCTAA
- a CDS encoding sulfite exporter TauE/SafE family protein, producing the protein MAVEWVAAYLALGAVVGFMAGLLGIGGGGIMVPVLTALFAAQGVDNTHLVHLALGTSMAAIVVTAISSLRTHHQHQAVLWPVVVRITPAILIGTFTATWLATLLPTRTLAIFFSCFMAYVSLQMVLNIKPKPQRQLPGTAGVSLAGLAIGSISALVAIGGGSLTVPFLTWCNVRIQQAIGTSAAVGLPIALSGALGYMINGWSATGLPDYSIGYVSLPAVLLISAVSFFTAPVGARLAHRLPVATLKKAFAALLLLLSLKMLQTVFSG; encoded by the coding sequence ATGGCAGTGGAGTGGGTAGCCGCCTATCTGGCATTAGGCGCGGTGGTCGGTTTTATGGCGGGGTTATTGGGCATTGGCGGCGGCGGCATTATGGTGCCGGTGCTGACGGCGCTGTTTGCCGCGCAGGGTGTAGATAATACGCACTTGGTACATCTGGCGTTGGGAACGTCAATGGCGGCCATCGTTGTCACGGCAATTTCCAGCCTGCGTACGCATCATCAGCATCAGGCGGTGCTTTGGCCTGTGGTGGTGCGGATTACGCCTGCCATCCTGATCGGGACCTTCACAGCCACCTGGCTGGCGACGCTGTTGCCGACGCGGACGTTGGCAATCTTTTTCTCCTGCTTTATGGCCTACGTTTCGCTGCAAATGGTGCTGAATATCAAGCCAAAACCTCAGCGCCAGTTGCCCGGTACGGCAGGGGTTTCGCTGGCGGGATTGGCGATCGGCAGCATCTCTGCGCTGGTGGCTATCGGCGGTGGGTCGCTCACGGTGCCGTTCCTGACGTGGTGTAACGTCCGTATTCAGCAGGCGATTGGCACCTCCGCAGCAGTTGGGTTACCGATTGCCCTTTCCGGTGCGCTGGGCTACATGATTAACGGCTGGTCGGCGACTGGGTTGCCTGATTACAGCATCGGCTATGTGTCTCTGCCCGCGGTTCTCTTGATTTCCGCCGTCAGTTTCTTCACCGCGCCCGTTGGTGCTCGTCTGGCGCACCGTTTGCCAGTGGCAACGCTGAAAAAGGCCTTTGCCGCACTGCTGTTGTTGCTGAGCCTGAAGATGTTGCAGACCGTTTTTTCAGGCTGA
- a CDS encoding DNA-3-methyladenine glycosylase I, giving the protein MQRCGWVTQDTLYQDYHDNEWGKPCTDSQKLFELLCLEGQQAGLSWITVLKKRENYRRCFHQFNPEQVAKMTQDDVDRLVQDSGIIRHRGKIEAIITNAKVWVAMESQGESFSHFIWSFVEHQPRLNHPTSLAEVPAKTDVSDAMSKALKKRGFKFIGSTICYAFMQAAGLVNDHVIDCFCHQESTS; this is encoded by the coding sequence ATGCAACGCTGCGGCTGGGTTACACAAGACACCTTATATCAGGATTACCACGATAACGAGTGGGGGAAGCCCTGCACCGACAGCCAGAAGCTGTTTGAATTACTGTGTCTGGAGGGCCAGCAGGCGGGTCTTTCCTGGATTACTGTCCTGAAAAAACGCGAAAATTATCGCCGTTGCTTCCACCAGTTCAATCCTGAGCAGGTGGCGAAAATGACGCAGGATGACGTAGATCGGTTAGTGCAAGACAGCGGCATTATCCGCCATCGCGGGAAAATCGAGGCGATTATCACCAACGCAAAAGTGTGGGTGGCGATGGAAAGCCAGGGGGAGAGCTTCTCGCACTTCATTTGGTCTTTTGTCGAACACCAACCACGTCTCAATCACCCCACTTCGCTCGCCGAGGTTCCCGCCAAAACGGACGTTTCAGATGCCATGTCAAAAGCCCTGAAGAAACGCGGCTTCAAATTTATCGGTTCAACCATCTGTTATGCCTTCATGCAGGCGGCTGGATTGGTCAACGACCATGTCATTGACTGTTTTTGTCATCAGGAAAGCACGTCGTGA
- a CDS encoding N-acetyltransferase — MIRPYRDRDLAPLMQLWLKSTILAHPFIREDYWRESASAVREIYIPQSQTWVYEEQGNLIGFISVLEARFIGALFVEQTYYGKQIGTALIQHVQALYPLLSLEVYQRNTRACRFYHKQGFVVVEENINQETQATALIMQWTYPERSY, encoded by the coding sequence GTGATTCGCCCTTATCGCGACCGCGATCTTGCACCGTTGATGCAACTCTGGTTAAAGAGCACCATTCTGGCGCATCCGTTTATTCGTGAAGATTACTGGCGAGAAAGCGCCAGTGCGGTACGCGAGATCTATATTCCCCAGTCGCAAACCTGGGTTTATGAGGAGCAAGGAAACCTTATTGGCTTTATCAGCGTACTAGAGGCACGGTTTATCGGCGCGCTGTTTGTGGAACAAACCTATTATGGAAAGCAGATTGGCACCGCGCTGATCCAGCATGTTCAGGCGCTATATCCCTTACTCAGTCTGGAAGTGTATCAACGGAATACACGCGCTTGTCGGTTCTACCATAAGCAGGGATTTGTCGTCGTTGAGGAAAATATCAATCAGGAGACGCAAGCTACGGCGCTGATCATGCAGTGGACATATCCAGAACGATCGTACTAA
- the ghrB gene encoding glyoxylate/hydroxypyruvate reductase GhrB — protein MKPSVILYKTIADDLRARLDQHFTVTELDAFPSLDHPALATAEGIIGSGGKVDNDFLQHAPRLRAASTISVGYDTFNVDALNEKGVILMHTPTVLTETVADTVLALMLASARRVVEVAERVKAGEWKGGVGSDWFGTDVHHKTIGILGMGRIGLAVAQRAHFGFSMPVLYNARRHHAEAEQRFSARHCDLDTLLAESDFLCITLPLTAETHHLIGREQLAKMKPSAILINIGRGAVVDEEALTEALVKGTIQGAGLDVFVKEPLPVDSPLLDLPNVVALPHIGSATHETRYGMAACAVDNLIAALSGQIKENCVNPQVLK, from the coding sequence ATGAAACCTAGCGTTATCCTGTATAAAACCATTGCTGACGACCTACGTGCTCGTTTAGATCAACACTTCACCGTCACTGAACTTGACGCTTTTCCCTCACTCGACCATCCGGCTCTGGCAACAGCAGAAGGCATCATCGGTTCCGGCGGTAAAGTCGATAACGATTTCCTGCAACACGCACCGCGTTTACGCGCGGCTTCCACCATTTCTGTCGGTTACGACACCTTCAACGTCGACGCGTTGAATGAAAAAGGGGTCATTCTCATGCACACCCCGACCGTGCTGACGGAAACCGTGGCGGACACGGTTCTGGCACTGATGCTCGCCAGCGCACGCCGGGTCGTGGAAGTGGCTGAGCGAGTCAAAGCGGGAGAGTGGAAAGGGGGGGTCGGCAGCGACTGGTTCGGCACCGACGTTCACCATAAAACCATCGGCATTCTGGGAATGGGGCGCATCGGTTTGGCCGTCGCGCAGCGCGCTCACTTTGGTTTCAGCATGCCGGTGCTCTACAACGCCCGTCGCCATCACGCTGAAGCGGAGCAGCGCTTTAGTGCCCGCCACTGCGATCTCGATACGCTATTGGCTGAGTCTGATTTCCTGTGTATCACGCTGCCGCTCACGGCAGAAACGCACCACCTTATTGGCCGCGAACAACTGGCAAAAATGAAACCCAGCGCCATTTTAATTAATATTGGTCGTGGTGCCGTTGTGGATGAAGAAGCGCTGACGGAAGCCTTGGTGAAAGGAACGATCCAGGGCGCGGGTCTGGATGTTTTTGTCAAAGAACCGCTGCCTGTCGATTCTCCGCTGCTGGATTTACCTAACGTGGTAGCGCTGCCGCACATCGGTTCAGCCACGCACGAAACCCGTTACGGCATGGCCGCCTGCGCCGTCGACAACCTGATTGCCGCCCTAAGCGGTCAGATAAAAGAAAACTGCGTGAACCCGCAGGTTTTGAAATAA